The DNA region GCCATAAAATCATTTATTCATTAGAAAGACAATTCAAGTGCAAATTATGAAATGCCCTCGTTGCGGCGTTAGGAATTCAGACTATACTACTTCATGCAGCAATTGTGGTGTACTTTTTAGGAGGAGAAAAATAGCTAAGAAGCACGTTATTTTAAGGACAGAAATAAAGGTGAGAAGATGGAAATTTACTTATCTCGTTCTGATCCCTTTCACCGTCTGCGCGTCAATAGTTATTGCAGCCCTATTATTATTAATTATCTTTTTTTCGCCCTCACTCTCCCCTCTTGCCAATGTTCATGATGCAGATGGTGATGGATGGCCAGATAATATAGATGCCTCGCCTAATGATCCATTATATTGGAATCAAGGCG from Methanomassiliicoccales archaeon includes:
- a CDS encoding zinc ribbon domain-containing protein; this encodes MKCPRCGVRNSDYTTSCSNCGVLFRRRKIAKKHVILRTEIKVRRWKFTYLVLIPFTVCASIVIAALLLLIIFFSPSLSPLANVHDADGDGWPDNIDASPNDPLYWNQGASLIVVTITSEHAFSSYTYTIRVDDKIMTKGVIGPGETVIENIEIDYLLGISMEKRVVITMTCTDGSLGQKELSLHNGNSYGASFFIPS